Proteins from one Fragaria vesca subsp. vesca unplaced genomic scaffold, FraVesHawaii_1.0 scf0513070, whole genome shotgun sequence genomic window:
- the LOC101293456 gene encoding probably inactive leucine-rich repeat receptor-like protein kinase At2g25790-like — MGKLMSLFCLVYFTLCSTPLFTSSLTLESDIQVLRVVKRSIDPNAIPPNSYLSSWDFKLDPCETTGGQFLGILCSFPLDKSPSRITAIDLDGAGYQGFLTSAVGNLTELTFINLRKNNFRGPIPRSISNLKKLTRLSLSNNFFTGTIPLGLNTLKKLESLDISFNELSGTIHPSIGGLRGLTFLSLSNNGFTGRVPDLSGLWQLKTLDLSRNQLHGNLPNFPVSLRTLILSQNLFLGHLTPLNKLSNLRVLDVSGNRLSGAITREFFTLPKVTQLNLSYNHFTRLEVVRSFGQEELQVLDAKGNQLRGHLPVNLVTLQNLTTINLSYNQFFGKIPDAYASRVGDWSELYLDHNFLLGKLPAQFAQAAQRIRGSLSFNCLRCPDNVPLCEGGQRKVEECIGRPTTSG, encoded by the coding sequence ATGGGCAAGTTAATGTCTCTGTTTTGTCTGGTGTATTTCACATTATGTTCCACTCCATTGTTTACTAGTTCGCTAACACTGGAATCCGATATTCAAGTTCTTCGTGTGGTGAAGCGTAGCATAGATCCCAACGCCATCCCCCCAAATTCCTATCTCAGTAGCTGGGACTTCAAACTCGATCCATGCGAAACTACAGGCGGACAGTTCCTCGGAATCTTATGCAGTTTCCCTCTAGACAAATCCCCAAGCAGAATAACTGCCATTGATCTTGATGGTGCAGGCTATCAGGGTTTCCTAACATCAGCAGTTGGTAACCTAACCGAGCTCACCTTCATCAACCTCAGAAAAAACAACTTTCGAGGACCAATACCCAGGTCCATTTCCAATCTAAAGAAGCTCACTAGACTCTCACTGTCCAACAATTTCTTCACCGGCACCATTCCCTTGGGATTGAACACACTCAAGAAGCTAGAGTCTCTAGACATTTCGTTCAATGAGCTCTCTGGAACAATTCATCCCAGCATAGGTGGACTCCGAGGCTTGACATTCTTAAGCTTGTCCAACAATGGCTTCACTGGCAGAGTCCCAGACCTCTCGGGGTTATGGCAGCTCAAGACCTTAGATCTCAGCAGAAACCAGCTCCATGGAAATCTCCCAAATTTTCCAGTAAGCTTGAGAACACTGATTCTGAGCCAAAATCTGTTTTTAGGCCATCTTACACCTCTAAACAAACTCAGTAACCTCAGAGTGCTCGATGTGAGCGGCAACAGACTTTCAGGTGCCATCACTAGAGAATTTTTTACTTTACCCAAGGTCACTCAACTCAATCTCTCATATAACCACTTCACAAGATTGGAGGTAGTGAGATCTTTTGGACAAGAGGAGCTTCAGGTGCTCGATGCAAAAGGAAATCAACTGCGAGGCCATTTGCCTGTGAATTTGGTAACTCTGCAGAATCTAACAACAATCAACCTTTCCTACAACCAGTTTTTTGGTAAAATACCCGACGCATACGCATCAAGAGTTGGAGACTGGAGTGAACTATACTTGGATCACAACTTTTTGCTAGGAAAGCTTCCAGCGCAATTTGCCCAAGCAGCGCAGAGAATCCGGGGCAGTCTTTCATTCAACTGCCTGCGGTGTCCGGACAATGTTCCATTGTGCGAAGGCGGCCAAAGGAAAGTAGAAGAGTGTATTGGACGGCCAACCACCAGTGGGTAA
- the LOC101308248 gene encoding protein YIF1B-B-like, with protein MYNNVGAQPANPQPNPFGNTFYGAGSGLIRGGLGAYGEKILGSSSDYVQSNISRYFSDPQYYFQVNDQYVRNKLKVVLFPFLHRGHWTRITEPVGGRLSYKPPIYDINAPDLYIPFMAFGTYVVLAGFSLGRHGKFSPEALNWLFIKGLLGWLVQVIILKVTLFLLGSGEAPLLDLVAYAGYTFTGLCLAVLGRIMWNYSYYFLMLWTCVCMGVFLVKTMKRVLFAEVRSYDSSKHHYLLLFIALAQFPVFTWLGNVSVNWLI; from the exons ATGTACAATAATGTGGGAGCCCAGCCTGCAAATCCCCAGCCTAATCCCTTCGGAAATACCTTTTATGGCGCTGGTTCAGGACTTATCCGAGGTGGATTGGGTGCCTATGGAGAGAAAATTCTAGGATCAAGCTCTGACTATGTACAAAGCAAT ATTAGTAGATATTTCTCTGATCCTCAGTATTACTTCCAAGTGAATGATCAGTATGTGAGGAACAAATTGAAGGTTGTTCTATTTCCATTTCTGCACAGG GGTCATTGGACACGGATAACTGAGCCAGTAGGAGGCAGACTTTCTTATAAACCCCCAATATATGATATCAATGCACCTGACCTATACATCCCCTTTATGGCATTTGGTACCTATGTGGTTTTAGCTGGCTTCTCATTGGGTCGTCATGGGAA GTTCAGCCCTGAGGCTTTAAACTGGTTATTCATCAAGGGATTGCTTGGCTGGCTTGTGCAAGTTATAATTCTGAAAGTCACGTTGTTTTTATTGGGTAGTGGTGAGGCACCCTTGCTAGACCTAGTGGCATATGCTGGGTATACTTTCACAGGGTTGTGCTTGGCTGTGCTTGGACGGATTATGTGGAATTACTCGTACTATTTTTTGATGCTTTGGACCTGTGTATGCATGGGAGTGTTCTTAGTGAAGACTATGAAGAGAGTCCTCTTTGCAGAAGTGAGGAGTTATGATTCAAGCAAGCACCATTATCTCCTGCTCTTCATTGCTTTGGCTCAGTTCCCGGTATTTACTTGGCTCGGTAACGTGAGTGTTAATTGGCTGATATAA
- the LOC101307954 gene encoding F-box protein SKIP16-like: MGLEAVGDLALHIILRKLGAEESARAACVSKQLRASASEDPLWSHFCAQDLHLHQPLDPHGNLAPSFKASYGLWRESFSMYPWSLVKRAKRCWAKITNWLSLHFPEAHSSLNKGASEADIQHLETQLKVKLPLPTRILYRFHDGQDLHDSLLGLIGGYSFYNHLVNVSLLPLHQIVLETKHVMPKLGFSATPDYIVVASSSSTYSQKLFFLNCTTGQLYVGTANLLPDAEMLPCVPNALLNSVHDHNGDQQQDGMLLWLEEHYRRLENGIIRLREQEAMRSISQFPEESPLCSTAVTNGVQVRCSSVFVPEFSNLQDNTQRYYFSYSIRMSLLPEGCGINGMTFNSCQLLSRHWVIRAYDVVVANVNGEAVIGKYPLLCPGEQEFVYESCTPLPSSSGSIEGSFMFVPGRLADPKGSRFRVPAARFPLQLPDYIF, from the exons atgggtttGGAGGCAGTGGGAGATCTAGCGCTACACATAATCCTGCGCAAGTTAGGAGCTGAAGAGTCGGCGAGAGCAGCCTGCGTGAGCAAGCAACTCAGAGCTTCCGCCTCTGAAGACCCTCTTTGGTCCCATTTCTGTGCCCAggacctccacctccaccaacCCTTGGATCCTCATGGCAACCTTGCCCCGTCTTTCAAG GCCAGTTATGGTTTGTGGCGGGAATCTTTCAGCATGTACCCATGGTCCCTTGTAAAGCGAGCCAAGAGGTGTTGGGCCAAAATCACAAACTGGCTCTCTCTTCATTTTCCAGAGGCTCACTCTTCCCTCAACAAGGGTGCATCAGAGGCTGACATTCAACACTTGGAGACCCAATTGAAAGTCAAACTTCCTCTCCCTACAAGGATTCTCTATCGTTTTCATGACGGTCAAGATTTACACGATTCTCTACTGGGCCTTATTGGTGGTTACTCTTTTTATAACCACCTCGTCAATGTCTCCTTGTTGCCTTTACATCAAATAGTCTTAGAAACTAAGCATGTCATGCCAAAGCTAGGCTTTTCAGCCACACCAGATTATATTGTTgtggcttcttcttcttctacttatAGCCAAAAGTTGTTTTTCCTCAACTGTACAACTGGCCAGCTCTATGTCGGTACCGCCAACCTTCTGCCTGATGCTGAAATGCTTCCCTGTGTACCCAATGCGTTACTTAATTCAGTTCATGATCACAATGGTGATCAACAACAAGATGGCATGCTTCTTTGGTTGGAAGAACACTACCGCCGTCTAGAAAATGGAATCATTAGACTCCGTGAACAAGAAGCTATGAGAAGCATCAGTCAGTTTCCAGAGGAATCCCCTCTCTGTTCCACTGCCGTAACAAATGGGGTACAG GTTCGTTGTTCTTCGGTGTTTGTCCCGGAGTTTTCTAACCTTCAAGATAACACCCAGAGGTACTATTTTTCCTATTCGATCCGCATGTCGCTTCTGCCTGAAGGATGTGGCATCAATGGAATGACATTTAACTCTTGCCAACTGCTTTCAAGGCACTGGGTCATTCGTGCTTATGATGTTGTGGTAGCTAATGTTAATGGAGAGGCTGTTATAGGAAAG TATCCTCTCTTGTGTCCAGGTGAGCAAGAATTTGTATATGAGAGTTGCACGCCTCTGCCATCTTCCTCGGGTTCTATAGAAGGTTCTTTCATGTTTGTCCCGGGCAG GTTGGCGGACCCAAAAGGCAGCAGATTTAGAGTTCCGGCTGCACGCTTTCCCCTCCAGCTGCCAGACTACATCTTCTGA
- the LOC101309118 gene encoding protein FAR1-RELATED SEQUENCE 5-like, which translates to MEFESEDAAKIFYDDYARRLGFVMRVMSCRRSERDGRILARRLGCNKEGHCVSIRGKFGPNRKPRASTREGCKAMIHVKYDKSGKWVITKFVKEHNHSLVVSPREARQTMDEKDKKIQELSAELRNKKRLCTTYQEQLTAFMKIVEEYNDQLSLKVRNVVNNLKEFEFIDVELTQRG; encoded by the exons ATGGAGTTTGAATCTGAAGATGCTGCCAAGATATTCTATGATGACTATGCGAGGCGCCTTGGATTTGTCATGCGTGTCATGTCATGTCGTCGGTCCGAAAGAGATGGTAGGATTCTTGCTCGTCGACTTGGCTGTAACAAGGAAGGTCACTGTGTTAGTATTCGAGGTAAATTTGGACCCAATAGAAAACCGCGAGCGAGTACAAGGGAAGGGTGTAAGGCAATGATTCATGTCAAGTATGATAAATCTGGTAAGTGGGTGATTACAAAATTCGTTAAGGAACATAACCATTCACTTGTGGTGTCTCCACGTGAAGCACGTCAAACAATG GAtgagaaggataagaaaaTTCAGGAATTATCCGCAGAGCTTCGGAATAAGAAACGCTTGTGTACAACATATCAAGAACAGTTAACAGcatttatgaaaattgttgAAGAGTATAATGACCAGCTATCCTTGAAAGTGAGAAACGTAGTTAACAATCTTAAAGAATTCGAGTTCATAGATGTGGAGCTTACGCAACGAGGATAG
- the LOC101308536 gene encoding uncharacterized protein LOC101308536, with amino-acid sequence MEFTIDGDIDGEVVGSSAEMEGSRAGDDNETGGSSVEGAFQLGQDDKLILDSSGRNLIPSAIPVVSVVSADEPYVGQEFETEAAAHAFYNAYATHVGFIIRVSKLSRSRRDGTAIGRALVCNKEGYRMPDKREKIVRQRAETRVGCRAMILVRKVSSGKWVVTKFVKEHTHPLTPGKGRRDCIYDQYPNEHDKIRELSQQLAVEKKRAATYKRHLDLIFEHIEEHNESLSKKIQHIVDSVKEIEGKEQQGYR; translated from the exons TGGAGTTTACAATTGATGGTGATATTGATGGTGAGGTCGTGGGCAGTTCTGCTGAGATGGAAGGAAGTAGAGCAGGTGATGACAATGAAACTGGTGGAAGTTCTGTTGAAGGAGCATTCCAACTGGGTCAGGATGATAAACTAATTCTAGATTCATCCGGAAGGAATCTTATTCCATCGGCAATTCCTGTAGTATCAGTTGTTTCAGCAGATGAGCCATATGTTGGTCAAGAGTTTGAAACCGAAGCAGCTGCTCATGCATTTTATAATGCATATGCCACTCACGTGGGATTCATAATTCGTGTAAGTAAACTCTCTCGATCAAGGCGGGATGGAACTGCCATTGGCCGTGCACTTGTTTGTAATAAAGAGGGTTACAGAATGCCTGACAAGCGTGAAAAAATTGTAAGGCAAAGAGCAGAGACCAGGGTTGGTTGCAGAGCAATGATTTTGGTGAGAAAAGTAAGTTCTGGTAAATGGGTTGTCACAAAGTTTGTAAAGGAGCACACTCATCCTTTGACGCCTGGGAAAGGTCGAAGGGATTGCATCTATGATCAATATCCG AATGAACATGACAAGATTCGGGAACTATCCCAGCAGCTGGCCGTAGAGAAGAAACGTGCTGCAACATATAAAAGACATCTTGACCTAATATTTGAGCATATAGAAGAGCACAATGAGAGCCTATCAAAGAAGATCCAACACATAGTTGATAGTGTGAAAGAGATTGAAGGTAAGGAGCAGCAAGGTTATAGATAG
- the LOC101293745 gene encoding uncharacterized CRM domain-containing protein At3g25440, chloroplastic-like — MEEGAERERQGGEGSGNKDGDSIAPDVRESERVKWQELRLAEHLVFSSHLLPKPELVLSRIPRYSFSPVSHVGGHSLPNVPNPSSFRNLSHGSVRLVISEGKPKFETYQVDPPNKHKWLTKKRFKIQSKREKQERKAANKRDPRRLGIKKKRHKFANAPDEKIKYKLEKARIKEALLIERLKRYEIPKVQGPVVQPNYLTGEERFYVKKMAQKKSNYAPIGRRGIFGGVILNMHMHWKKHETVKVICKLCKPGQVHEFAQEIARLSGGTPIQIVGDDTIIFYRGKNYVQPEVMSPVDTLSKKRALEKSKYEQSLESVRNFIAIAEKELELYYRHNALYGDPNDEKSISVLDGPTNETETSEKHKLLENQTLDSASDFFSKGLLETESDSSDSELFENFEDDN, encoded by the exons ATGGAGGAAGGCGCTGAGAGAGAACGGCAAGGAGGGGAGGGTTCAGGAAATAAAGATGGGGACTCAATCGCACCTGACGTG agagagagtgagagagtgaaATGGCAAGAGCTGCGCTTGGCCGAGCATCTTGTATTCTCAAGTCATCTCCTCCCAAAACCCGAACTTGTTCTCTCTCGAATTCCAAGGTACTCTTTCTCTCCCGTATCCCATGTTGGTGGGCACAGCTTGCCAAACGTACCAAACCCGTCGTCATTCAGGAACCTGAGCCATGGGTCGGTGAGATTGGTGATATCAGAGGGTAAGCCCAAGTTTGAGACGTATCAAGTTGACCCTCCCAACAAACACAAGTGGTTGACCAAGAAGAGGTTCAAGATTCAGAGCAAGAGGGAGAAGCAGGAGAGGAAAGCAGCCAATAAGAGGGACCCTCGTCGGCTTGGTATCAAGAAGAAACGCCACAAGTTTGCTAATGCTCCTGACGAAAAAATCAAGTACAAGCTTGAAAAG GCCAGAATTAAGGAGGCTTTGCTGATTGAGAGACTTAAGCGGTATGAAATTCCAAAAGTTCAGGGTCCTGTGGTACAACCAAATTATTTGACAGGTGAGGAGCGGTTTTATGTGAAGAAAATGGCCCAAAAGAAGTCAAACTATGCCCCGATTGGCAGACGAGGAATTTTCGGAGGTGTTATTCTcaatatgcatatgcattgGAAGAAACATGAAACGGTGAAGGTTATTTGCAAGCTGTGTAAGCCTGGCCAAGTACATGAGTTTGCACAAGAAATTGCTAGACTGAGTGGGGGAACCCCAATTCAGATAGTTGGAGATGATACCATAATATTTTATCGAGGAAAGAACTATGTGCAGCCGGAAGTAATGTCACCTGTAGATACTTTATCAAAGAAAAGG GCACTGGAGAAATCCAAATATGAGCAATCTCTTGAGTCTGTGCGGAACTTCATTGCTATTGCTGAGAAGGAATTGGAGCTCTATTACAGGCACAATGCGCTTTATGGTGACccaaatgatgaaaaatccatTTCAGTTTTGGATGGTCCTACAAATGAAACCGAGACATCAGAGAAACATAAATTACTAGAAAACCAAACTCTAGACTCTGCTAGTGATTTCTTTTCTAAAGGTCTTCTTGAGACAGAATCAGACTCCTCAGATTCAGAActgtttgaaaattttgaagatgACAACTGA